The genomic interval TATTGCATGCGGCGAAAGCGTGAGAAGAAGGACTCCGCCAAGTTATTGGTCGTGCCATCGTCAGCGCGGTACTCGATGCTGTGATTCACGCGGCGAGTATCGAACTTGGCGTGAAGCGGGTCGTAGGCGTTGGATTCATCCGCGCAGATCATTGAGCCTTTCTTCACAAATTCATCGGCCAACTTGCTCACGTCGGCCTGATTCTCGGCCTTGATGATGAAGGTCAGGGTTTTGTTGGAGCCTTTGATTTCATTCTCCGCCGTTTCCACTTTCTGGCGCATGACGAACACGCAGCGCTTACCGGGTTTCTGGTGGATGGCGAGGCGGCGGTCGATGCGATCTTCTTTCTTGTTCTTGGGGCGGATATGCCCATTCACGTAAGCACCGTCCATGTGCACCTCCCCGTTCAGGGGTGCAGCATCCCGGTGTTCCATCAGCGATTCACGAATCTTGTGCGCCAGCACAAAGGCAGTCTTGTACTGGACTCCCAGGTCGCGGCTTAACTGCAGGGCGGAAATTCCTTTCACGGCGTTGGTGTAAATGGCGATGGCCGCCAGGTACACGCGCAGCGGCAGCTTGTGAAAGGCAAAGATCGTGCCGCTGGTCACGGAGAACGTGTGATTGCAGTCCTTGCAGCGCCATTGCTTGCGGGTGTGCTGGAAATAGTGCTTGCCGACCGTGCCACATACCGGGCAAGCCACTTCTTCACCTTCGCCCCAGCGCACTTCCCTGAACAAGGCAAACGCCTGATCGTCAGTCAATTCCATGACTTTGCGCACGGAGAGGGTGCGGGCTTTGGCAGAGAGGAGGAAGTGCTGTGACATGCTTATCATCGTTTACGATATGTTGTTATCTCAAATGATATACTATGTTCATCGCTTGTCAAGATAATAATATCGTGTATGATTATTTATATATTGTTTAACGTGGTGCAATAGGTGTTCAACCCAACGCAAATAGTCAATGCCCATCAGTATGAAATGTCGAAAGGCTCATGCCGTGAGCCTGTGGCAGCAGATACTGTAAAGATAGCCCTGATGGAGGGCGCCTCATGAGCCAGGATTGGGAGCGCAAGGTGAAAGGCATGCTCAAGGCAGAGCTGAAACGCCGAGATGTCACCTACCAACAGTTAGCAGAAAAATTGGCTGTGATTGGCGTAAGCGAAACTCCAGAGAACATTGCCAACAAGATTAGCCGAGGGAGATTTTCTGCGGTGTTTTTGGTTCAGTGCCTGGAAGTGATTGGCGTGACGAATGTGCGTCTGGATTAGCTTTTTGAAAACAATGATGACAACAGAACATGACCCTATTAGGGGAGCATTTTTATGACGACAGTAAGCAAAATCGAGTGGACGGAACGAACCTGGAATCCGACTGTTGGATGCACCAAGGTTTCTCCAGGATGTAAACACTGCTACGCCGAAGGCATGGCGGCACGCTTGCAGGCCATGAAGACGCCGGGCTACGAGCGCGGTTTTGAACTGACCCTGCTGCCGCAACGGCTTCAAGATCCGTTGAAGCGCAAAACACCTACGACATACTTTGTGAATTCGATGTCAGACTTGTTTCATGAGGATGTGCCGTTCGCCTATATCGATCAGGTATTCGAGGTGATCGCCCAGGCCAAGCAGCATACCTTCCAGATATTGACCAAGCGTAGCGCGCGCATGGCTGAATATTTTCAGGGCAAGACGGCTCCCTCCAATGCCTGGATGGGTGTGTCCGTTGAAGATCGGCAATATGGTGTTCCCAGAATTGATCACCTTCGCCAAGTGAATGCTGCTATCCGCTTTCTATCTGTCGAGCCGTTGCTGGAGGATGTCGGCACGCTAGACCTCACTGATATACATTGGGTGATCGTGGGCGGTGAATCCGGCCCAAAAGCACGTCCTATGATGTTGGAATGGGTAGACATCATTCGTGAGCAGTGCGAGACTGACGGTGTGGCCTTCTTCTTCAAGCAGTGGGGTGGATGGGGCGCTGACGGCGAAAAGCGTGCAAAAAAATATAACGGTCGAGAATTGCATGGACGTACTTGGGATGCGATGCCCGCAATACAACAGTGATATAGATGTCATCCGACGATAAATATCTTTGGCAAATTGGTTCGCCGCCTCCTATTCTGGATCGGCATAGCCAAACAAAACACAATATCGTTGAGGAGTACGTCAGACGGTATGTTTTGACACTAATGGCTCCGGCAAACATCCCCGAGCTTCGTCTATCCATCATCGACGGCTTTTGTGGAGGGGGTTGTTACCGAACTGAAGAGGGTGGAATTGCAGACGGCTCCCCCCTTTTGATGATGCGGGCGGTACGCGAAGCCCGGATGTTCCTTAATCAGGAACGGCGAATTCCGCGCAACGTCAATGTGGAATATTCCTTCATCGATATTCTGCCGGATACGACCAAGCATCTACAATATTGGCTGGATGCAAGGCGCGCTGAAAACGCTATCGATCTGATCGATCACAAGCAAACTGAAATCATCACCAATGATTTCCTTCAATCACTTCCATCTCTTGTCCAAAAAATTCAGCAGCGCAAGATGGGGGAACATGCCCTGTTTGTGCTCGATCAATACAGCTACAAAGACATACCGCTACCAGAGATAGCGAGCATCCTGCGTACCCTCAAGGGCGCTGAGGTTGTCATGACGTTCAACGTGGACAATCTGACCACGTATTTATCAAACCATGCCGCCAATCGTAAATCAGTAGAAAACATAGGGCTGGACAAACATATTCCTTGGGCCGATCTGAATATGCTCAAGGCCACGCAGAAACGCGAGTGGCGCCAATCCTTACAGCGGTATCTTGCGCACGGTATCAAATGCGAAACCGGGGCGAAGTTCATGACCCTGTTTTTTGTGAAACCGCATGGGTTAAATTCATGGGGCTATTGGCTAATCCACTTATCGAATCAATACCGTGCTCATGCAGTCATGAAATCGCTGCACTGGGAACATGCCACTGAATTCGGACATGAACTGGAACCCGGCGTTTTTGTGCTTGGCTACAACGCAAACAAGGATGCCGACTACACCAGTCAACAGACTTTTGAATTCGCGGGTACTGCCTCGAAAGAAGCCTGCATCGATGGGGTGCGAGAACACTTTGGGCAAACCATATTTCAACTCAACAAACCCACTCGGTTAGCCGATCTATTTCAGAATTGCGTGACCAACTCCACTGCCGCAGAAAATCACCTGATGGAGGCTGCTCGCCAGTTGCATGCCAGCAAAAATATCATCATCGTTTCTAAAGATGGCACTGTCCGGCGAAATAACAAAACTTACAGTCTTAGTGACGTGATCGAGCCATCGAAACAAATTATCTTGATTTAACTGAATATCACGACGACCAACACCGTTGGATGGAGAATATCAATTGGGAGAACATTTTGACTACAAACCAGCAGCCAGCAGCCAGCAGCCAGCAGCCAGCAGCCAGCAGCCAGCAGCCAGCAGCCAGCAGCCAGCAGCCAGCAGCCAGCAGCCAGCAGCCAGCAGCCAGCAGCCAGCAGCCAGCAGCCAGCAGCCAGCAGCCAGCAGCCAGCAGCCAGCAGCCAGCAGCCAGCAGCCAGCAGCCAGCAGCCAGCAGCCAGCAGCCAGCAGCCAGCAGCCAGCAGCCAGCAGCCAGCAGCCAGCAGCCAGCAGCCAGCAGCCAGCAGCCAGCAGCCAGCAGCCAGCAGCCAGCAGCCAGCAGCCAGCAGCCAGCAGCCAGCAGCCAGCAGCCAGCAGCCATTAGGTAACGACCCTCAAAAAAGTTCCGCCCTCCGCGCAAAAAAATACGATCATTTATCGAAGGAAGAACTGCTTGCGCTGCTCTATAAGCGCGATGCCTCTCGCAAACTCGGCCTAGTGTGGGAACGCGACGAGATCGAGCATGAGCGTTCCCTTAACGACGATTTCGTAACCCTCGAACTCGACGAAAGTCTTTCCGTCGGTCAATCGCCATTCGAAAACTTCCTGATCGAAGGCGATAATTTCGACGCCCTGCGATACCTGCACATCGCCTATAAGGGCCGGGTGAAGTGCATCTATATCGACCCGCCTTACAACACCGGTAACAAGGATTTCGTCTTTAACGACACATTCGTTGAAAAGGACGATGGCTACCGCCATTCCAAGTGGCTCGAATACATGTACCGTCGCCTCTTGCTGGCGAAAGATTTGCTGGCCGATGATGGCGTTATTTTTGTCTCAATCGATGATATAGAAAACGCCCATCTGGCCTTGCTGATGGATCAGGTCTTTCCTGGTATGCGGGTAGGAACCTTTGTATGGCGTCGCCGCAGTGGCGCCAACGATTCCAAAGATTGGTTTTTGAGTGTCGATCACGAATACGTCCTGTGCTATGCAAACAAGGATTTCACCTTCGCAGGCACCACCAAGAATCTCAGTTCATACTCCAACCCAGATGGTGATGATCGCGGCGATTGGGACAGCGGCGATCTCAATAAAGCGCACAACTTCAAGCAGCGTCCGGAAGCTTTTTATCCGCTGCACAACCCTGCGACAGACGTTTACTACGCCTGCGATCCGGGCAGCGTTTGGCGGTTCGCCACGAAGGCTAGGCTTTTCAACGGTAAGAAAATCCGCACAAAGCCAATCGAGCAAATGATTGAGGAAAAGCGCGTGCTGTGGCCAAACGACGACCAGTTCGTGATTTACCAATCCGTCGCGGAAATCGAAGCGGCCATCCGTGATGGATCGGCCCCAAAAAATCTACAGATGTACCTGTCCATGAACGACCTGAAACAACAGGTAGCCAACGGCCAAGCCCCGGAACGTTTACTGAGTTACATTGAACCTTTGGATGCTTGGGTGGGCCGCAAAATCGGTTACGGCAAGCCCCGTTACAAGCGTTTCGCCAAAGAGCTGAAACGGATCGAGCAGCCAGTATCAACCTGGGTACTTCCGTCATCAATGAAAAAGACGGATTTGGAAGCTCTCGATCTTTCAGAAGTGACAACCTTCGAAGTCGGTTTCACAAGCGAGGGTACAAAGCTGCTTTCACAAATACTGTCCAACAAGGATTTCGCCTATCCAAAGCCCATGAGCCTGATCAAGGCGCTGGTGGGTCAAGCCACCGACAGTGAGAGTGGGCACATCGTGATGGACTTCTTCGCCGGCTCTGGAACGACTGGGCATGCCGTGTTAGCCCTTAATGACGAGGACAACGGCAACCGATCCTTCGTCTTGGTATCGTCCACCGAGGCCAATAAGGATGAGCCAGCCAAGAACGTGTGTCGTGACATTACCGCTAAACGTTTGCGCGCTGCAGTTGAGGGTTATTCCTATCGGGCCAAAACAAAAACCAACAAAGTGGGTGGCCTGGGCGGCGAGTTCGCGTACATGCGAGCCAACCGTATACCGCGCGAAACGCTGGCCATCGACATCCGACATGATCAAATCTGGTTCGTGTTGCAGCAGATGCATGCGAACTCAATTTCACCATTCAAGAACGAAACGCCTATCCAGATATTGGAAGGCGATGAGATTGGCCACGACATCCTGTATGTGCCCCAGTTGAATCAAGAAGCCATTGATGCCTTACGCACCCGGTTCGACACCACATTAAAGCCATGCATCGTATATTCCTGGCAACCGGGCGTGGTG from Sulfurimicrobium lacus carries:
- a CDS encoding IS1595 family transposase, whose translation is MSQHFLLSAKARTLSVRKVMELTDDQAFALFREVRWGEGEEVACPVCGTVGKHYFQHTRKQWRCKDCNHTFSVTSGTIFAFHKLPLRVYLAAIAIYTNAVKGISALQLSRDLGVQYKTAFVLAHKIRESLMEHRDAAPLNGEVHMDGAYVNGHIRPKNKKEDRIDRRLAIHQKPGKRCVFVMRQKVETAENEIKGSNKTLTFIIKAENQADVSKLADEFVKKGSMICADESNAYDPLHAKFDTRRVNHSIEYRADDGTTNNLAESFFSRFRRMQYGQMHKFGNLYLANYANEAAYREDTRRTPNGEIFTDIMTKCAHTGTSRDFCGYWQGNKRLAERLAA
- a CDS encoding DUF6471 domain-containing protein, with amino-acid sequence MSQDWERKVKGMLKAELKRRDVTYQQLAEKLAVIGVSETPENIANKISRGRFSAVFLVQCLEVIGVTNVRLD
- a CDS encoding DUF5131 family protein, which codes for MTTVSKIEWTERTWNPTVGCTKVSPGCKHCYAEGMAARLQAMKTPGYERGFELTLLPQRLQDPLKRKTPTTYFVNSMSDLFHEDVPFAYIDQVFEVIAQAKQHTFQILTKRSARMAEYFQGKTAPSNAWMGVSVEDRQYGVPRIDHLRQVNAAIRFLSVEPLLEDVGTLDLTDIHWVIVGGESGPKARPMMLEWVDIIREQCETDGVAFFFKQWGGWGADGEKRAKKYNGRELHGRTWDAMPAIQQ
- a CDS encoding three-Cys-motif partner protein TcmP, which produces MSSDDKYLWQIGSPPPILDRHSQTKHNIVEEYVRRYVLTLMAPANIPELRLSIIDGFCGGGCYRTEEGGIADGSPLLMMRAVREARMFLNQERRIPRNVNVEYSFIDILPDTTKHLQYWLDARRAENAIDLIDHKQTEIITNDFLQSLPSLVQKIQQRKMGEHALFVLDQYSYKDIPLPEIASILRTLKGAEVVMTFNVDNLTTYLSNHAANRKSVENIGLDKHIPWADLNMLKATQKREWRQSLQRYLAHGIKCETGAKFMTLFFVKPHGLNSWGYWLIHLSNQYRAHAVMKSLHWEHATEFGHELEPGVFVLGYNANKDADYTSQQTFEFAGTASKEACIDGVREHFGQTIFQLNKPTRLADLFQNCVTNSTAAENHLMEAARQLHASKNIIIVSKDGTVRRNNKTYSLSDVIEPSKQIILI
- a CDS encoding site-specific DNA-methyltransferase, whose protein sequence is MWERDEIEHERSLNDDFVTLELDESLSVGQSPFENFLIEGDNFDALRYLHIAYKGRVKCIYIDPPYNTGNKDFVFNDTFVEKDDGYRHSKWLEYMYRRLLLAKDLLADDGVIFVSIDDIENAHLALLMDQVFPGMRVGTFVWRRRSGANDSKDWFLSVDHEYVLCYANKDFTFAGTTKNLSSYSNPDGDDRGDWDSGDLNKAHNFKQRPEAFYPLHNPATDVYYACDPGSVWRFATKARLFNGKKIRTKPIEQMIEEKRVLWPNDDQFVIYQSVAEIEAAIRDGSAPKNLQMYLSMNDLKQQVANGQAPERLLSYIEPLDAWVGRKIGYGKPRYKRFAKELKRIEQPVSTWVLPSSMKKTDLEALDLSEVTTFEVGFTSEGTKLLSQILSNKDFAYPKPMSLIKALVGQATDSESGHIVMDFFAGSGTTGHAVLALNDEDNGNRSFVLVSSTEANKDEPAKNVCRDITAKRLRAAVEGYSYRAKTKTNKVGGLGGEFAYMRANRIPRETLAIDIRHDQIWFVLQQMHANSISPFKNETPIQILEGDEIGHDILYVPQLNQEAIDALRTRFDTTLKPCIVYSWQPGVVRQRFNESQMKVEKIPDYLIERFGRVDL